In a single window of the Campylobacter iguaniorum genome:
- the rpoD gene encoding RNA polymerase sigma factor RpoD, with protein MSAAKEIFAQIEELFKENSKGYVTFEKLIRLFDKAPTASGIKKIEALAELYKIQLISAVEAAKIKNIQDAKRIEESKITSAEAIIEEEFDLTNENELLEWSRSDSPVRMYLREMGQISLLTKDEEVEISKKIELGEDIIIDAFCSVPYLIDFILDYREPLINRERRVKELFKSFDDDESEDEAEDEIADEYEYDENEDSEAANQAKKQSKKLDKRSEKVIESFKALEKAKKEWMKIVSKQNIAIEEEASLLEKLNLSFKKKVLKDKLMDLGPTSKLINEIVKSMETALKSDDDFDKELKRLEYRLPMFSPELKKNHQGILKDITKLSKEDIISRVPEATMVSTYVEIKKLFQTKEASKTGFNLEPKELKIVLDQIKRGKNISDDAKARMAKSNLRLVVSIAKRYTNRGLPFLDLIQEGNIGLMKAVDKFEYKKGYKFSTYATWWIRQAISRAIADQARTIRIPIHMIETINRINKINRKYLQEEGKEPDVSVIAEEVGLSVDKVKQVIKITKEPISLEAPIGSEDDGKYGDFVEDKTTLSPMEQILKGDLKEQIDDVLDQLNDREKAVIRMRFGLLDDESDRTLEEIGKELNVTRERVRQIESSAIKKLKHPKVGRKLKNYIEGN; from the coding sequence ATGAGTGCAGCAAAAGAGATATTTGCACAAATTGAAGAGTTATTTAAAGAAAACTCAAAAGGTTATGTTACCTTTGAAAAGCTTATTAGACTATTTGACAAAGCTCCAACAGCAAGTGGTATCAAAAAAATCGAAGCATTGGCAGAACTATACAAAATACAACTTATAAGTGCAGTTGAAGCTGCTAAAATAAAAAACATACAAGATGCCAAAAGAATTGAAGAGAGTAAAATAACTTCCGCAGAAGCTATTATTGAAGAAGAATTTGACCTAACAAACGAAAATGAACTTCTTGAGTGGTCAAGGTCTGATAGCCCTGTGAGAATGTATCTAAGAGAAATGGGGCAAATTTCGCTCCTTACAAAAGATGAAGAGGTAGAAATCAGCAAAAAAATCGAGCTAGGCGAAGACATTATTATCGATGCGTTTTGCTCTGTGCCGTATTTGATCGATTTCATACTTGATTATCGTGAGCCACTTATCAACAGAGAAAGACGTGTAAAAGAGCTGTTTAAAAGTTTTGACGATGATGAAAGCGAAGATGAAGCAGAAGATGAAATAGCAGATGAGTACGAATATGATGAAAATGAGGATTCAGAAGCTGCAAATCAGGCAAAAAAACAGTCTAAAAAACTAGATAAAAGATCTGAAAAAGTCATCGAAAGCTTTAAAGCTCTTGAAAAAGCAAAAAAAGAGTGGATGAAGATAGTTTCTAAGCAAAATATAGCCATAGAAGAAGAGGCTAGCTTGCTAGAAAAGCTAAATTTATCTTTTAAAAAGAAAGTTTTGAAAGATAAGCTCATGGATCTTGGCCCAACAAGTAAGCTTATAAATGAGATAGTAAAATCAATGGAAACTGCGCTAAAAAGCGATGATGACTTTGATAAAGAGCTAAAACGCTTAGAGTACCGCTTGCCTATGTTTAGCCCTGAGCTAAAGAAAAACCACCAAGGCATACTAAAAGATATAACAAAATTATCAAAGGAAGACATTATATCAAGGGTTCCTGAAGCTACAATGGTTTCTACTTATGTCGAGATCAAAAAGCTATTTCAAACAAAAGAAGCTAGCAAAACTGGATTTAACCTTGAGCCAAAAGAGCTAAAAATAGTCTTAGATCAGATAAAACGCGGTAAAAATATAAGCGATGACGCAAAAGCTAGAATGGCAAAATCAAATTTGAGACTCGTCGTAAGCATAGCCAAACGCTACACAAACCGTGGGCTTCCATTTTTGGATTTGATCCAAGAGGGCAATATCGGTCTTATGAAAGCAGTTGATAAATTTGAATACAAAAAAGGCTATAAGTTTTCTACATACGCTACGTGGTGGATACGTCAAGCTATAAGTCGTGCTATAGCCGACCAAGCTAGAACCATTCGTATCCCGATACACATGATAGAAACGATAAATAGAATTAATAAAATAAACAGAAAGTACCTGCAAGAAGAAGGCAAAGAGCCAGATGTAAGCGTCATAGCTGAAGAGGTCGGACTAAGCGTTGATAAGGTCAAACAAGTCATAAAAATAACAAAAGAGCCTATAAGCTTAGAAGCTCCAATTGGCAGCGAAGATGATGGCAAATACGGTGATTTTGTTGAGGATAAAACAACTCTAAGCCCAATGGAGCAAATCCTAAAAGGCGATCTAAAAGAGCAAATAGATGACGTGCTAGATCAATTAAACGATAGAGAAAAAGCTGTTATAAGAATGCGTTTTGGTCTACTTGATGATGAGAGCGATAGAACTCTTGAAGAGATAGGAAAAGAGCTAAACGTAACTCGTGAGCGTGTCCGTCAAATAGAAAGCTCAGCTATCAAAAAACTTAAACACCCAAAAGTTGGTAGAAAACTTAAAAACTATATCGAGGGAAATTAA
- the hisD gene encoding histidinol dehydrogenase: MKILNSNDKNFNEEFDKLVNRSNLDMQNVMSIVTNIINDIKNRGDEALSEQIAKFDRWEVKDNLAISTDEMKKAYENISDELKNALQIACDRIKKYHEKQLEKTWLSFEENGSILGQKVTPVDRAGLYIPGGKAAYPSSLLMNALPAIVAGVKDIVVCTPAVEGKVNELLLAAMHLLGIKEAYKVGGASAVAAMAYGTKTIKKVDVITGPGNIFVATAKKLVFGDVNIDMIAGPSEIGVIADDSANPRNIAIDLLSQAEHDELASSFLVTFNDQFANSVKDEIYAILPTLSREKIARASIDNKSAIIVAKDMNECVELMNALAVEHLEIATDNAFDYLPRIKHAGAIFLGHYTPEAIGDYLAGPNHTLPTGGSARFFSPLGVSNFMKKSSIISMNKQGIDELGEACMSLAKAEGLGAHGLSVKVRFDS, encoded by the coding sequence GTGAAAATTCTAAATAGTAATGATAAAAATTTTAATGAAGAATTCGATAAATTAGTAAATCGCTCAAATTTGGATATGCAAAATGTTATGAGCATAGTCACAAATATAATAAACGATATCAAAAATAGAGGCGATGAAGCTCTTAGTGAACAGATTGCTAAATTTGATCGTTGGGAAGTAAAAGACAACCTTGCTATAAGCACTGATGAGATGAAAAAGGCTTATGAAAATATATCTGATGAGCTAAAAAACGCCTTGCAAATAGCTTGCGATCGCATAAAAAAATACCATGAAAAACAACTTGAAAAAACTTGGCTTAGCTTTGAAGAAAATGGTAGTATTTTGGGTCAAAAGGTCACTCCAGTTGATCGCGCTGGACTTTATATCCCTGGTGGAAAGGCAGCTTATCCAAGCTCTCTACTTATGAATGCCCTCCCAGCTATCGTAGCTGGAGTTAAGGATATCGTGGTCTGTACTCCAGCAGTTGAGGGCAAGGTAAATGAGCTTTTACTAGCTGCTATGCATCTTCTTGGGATTAAAGAAGCTTACAAAGTAGGTGGCGCAAGTGCAGTTGCGGCGATGGCTTATGGTACAAAAACTATAAAAAAAGTTGATGTGATAACTGGACCTGGAAATATCTTTGTCGCGACTGCTAAAAAACTAGTTTTTGGCGATGTAAATATTGATATGATAGCTGGCCCTAGCGAGATCGGCGTTATAGCTGATGATAGTGCAAATCCTAGAAATATCGCTATTGATTTGCTATCTCAAGCAGAGCACGACGAGCTTGCAAGTAGCTTTTTAGTCACTTTCAATGATCAATTTGCAAATAGTGTAAAAGATGAAATTTATGCTATTTTACCAACTTTAAGCCGTGAAAAAATAGCAAGAGCGAGCATAGATAATAAATCTGCTATCATAGTGGCAAAAGATATGAATGAATGCGTCGAGCTTATGAATGCTTTGGCGGTCGAGCACCTTGAAATCGCCACAGACAATGCTTTTGATTATCTTCCACGCATCAAGCACGCAGGCGCTATTTTCTTAGGACATTACACTCCTGAGGCTATAGGCGATTACTTAGCTGGTCCAAATCATACATTGCCAACTGGTGGAAGCGCTAGATTTTTCTCTCCACTTGGCGTGAGTAATTTTATGAAAAAAAGCTCTATTATATCTATGAATAAGCAAGGTATTGATGAGCTTGGTGAGGCTTGCATGAGCTTGGCTAAAGCTGAGGGGCTTGGAGCTCATGGGCTTTCTGTGAAAGTAAGATTTGACAGTTAA
- a CDS encoding flagellin yields MQINSMSSNQTNVYLNSAQNNANKALENIAANRALSGTDSANMVIADSLQSQANGTMQGVNNANDAIGMLQIADSTLQNLNSSADKLNQLSVRMNNAALGSNGRSALTSEANSIKTSMQDSLNSASFNGNNIFGGTLNFQTGSGQTSINLSSPNISSLDITNQKSISSFMDSVNLLRSDIGSTQNNLMSGINASLGFATSATARQSQLQNNDLASNVTNFNNANLQINSSTLMAAHNMQMLQSQMGKLLG; encoded by the coding sequence ATGCAAATAAATAGTATGTCTAGCAATCAGACAAATGTATATTTAAATAGTGCACAAAATAATGCCAATAAAGCACTTGAAAATATAGCCGCAAATAGAGCTTTAAGTGGTACTGATAGTGCAAATATGGTTATAGCTGACTCTTTGCAAAGTCAAGCAAATGGTACAATGCAAGGCGTAAATAATGCAAATGATGCAATTGGTATGCTTCAAATAGCCGATTCCACTTTGCAAAATTTGAATAGTTCTGCTGATAAATTAAATCAACTTTCAGTAAGAATGAATAATGCAGCTTTAGGAAGCAATGGAAGAAGTGCTTTAACGAGTGAAGCAAATTCTATAAAAACTTCTATGCAAGATTCATTAAATTCAGCTAGCTTTAACGGCAATAATATCTTTGGTGGGACTTTAAATTTCCAAACAGGAAGCGGACAAACTAGCATAAATCTAAGCTCTCCAAACATAAGCTCACTTGATATAACAAATCAAAAAAGTATTTCAAGTTTTATGGATAGTGTAAATTTGCTAAGATCAGATATAGGAAGTACTCAAAATAATCTTATGAGTGGAATAAATGCTAGTCTTGGATTTGCTACTTCAGCTACTGCTCGTCAAAGCCAGCTACAAAACAACGACCTTGCAAGCAACGTCACAAACTTCAATAATGCAAATTTACAAATCAATAGTTCTACTTTGATGGCTGCACATAATATGCAAATGTTGCAAAGTCAAATGGGAAAATTATTAGGTTAA
- a CDS encoding flagellar hook-basal body protein, with translation MQNGYYQATGAMVTQFNRLDVITNNLANVNTIGYKRDDVVIADFERIFKETRDILPLENNTKDAAKFLNRTIDRVPHINEEYTDFSEGGMKLTNNPLDLSLGKKDLFFLVETPNGVRMTKNGAFNLDNDGYLVSKEGYRVLPSNYEAQPAQTRGIVVPQGSELSIDKDGAIYVNNENIARLYIAQPREIRDVKKEGDNLFILSNLNDIRDNANSGSVAQGYTQISNVNPVVEMVSLIEANRLVDMYQKVMTSHMTDLNQEATSKLASIKA, from the coding sequence ATGCAAAACGGCTACTATCAAGCCACTGGCGCAATGGTAACGCAGTTTAATAGACTCGATGTCATAACCAACAATCTAGCAAATGTCAATACAATTGGCTACAAAAGAGACGATGTAGTTATAGCTGATTTTGAGAGAATTTTTAAAGAAACTAGAGATATTTTACCACTCGAAAATAATACAAAAGACGCTGCTAAATTTCTAAATAGAACCATAGACAGAGTTCCTCATATCAATGAAGAATACACTGATTTTAGCGAGGGTGGGATGAAGCTTACAAATAATCCACTTGATCTCTCACTTGGCAAAAAAGATCTATTTTTTTTAGTAGAAACTCCAAATGGTGTAAGAATGACTAAAAATGGGGCTTTTAATTTAGATAATGATGGTTATTTAGTCTCAAAAGAGGGCTATAGAGTTTTGCCGAGTAATTACGAAGCCCAACCAGCCCAAACTAGAGGTATAGTCGTGCCACAAGGCTCAGAGCTAAGCATAGACAAAGATGGCGCAATATATGTAAATAACGAAAATATAGCAAGATTATATATAGCTCAACCAAGAGAGATAAGAGATGTGAAAAAAGAGGGCGATAATCTGTTTATTCTATCAAATTTAAACGACATAAGAGATAATGCAAATAGCGGCTCAGTAGCACAAGGATATACTCAAATTTCGAACGTAAATCCAGTAGTAGAAATGGTAAGTCTAATCGAGGCAAATCGCCTTGTAGATATGTACCAAAAGGTCATGACATCACACATGACAGACCTAAA